One part of the Glycine max cultivar Williams 82 chromosome 14, Glycine_max_v4.0, whole genome shotgun sequence genome encodes these proteins:
- the LOC100787981 gene encoding Reticulon-like protein B8-like: protein MSEKITAEKLLNTLVETLTEKQKSGLFFEEDKSSSVSSQFNRLFGRQKPVHHILGGGKSADVLLWRNKKISASVLSAATAIWVLFEWLNYNFLTILFFVVALGMLGQFLWTNASGLFSRKPSKVPRFVLPDGIFVNIATAVGAEVNRGLRFLQDVSCGGNLKQFLIVIVSLWAGAVIGSWCNFLTVMYIGFVAAHTLPVLYERYEDQVDNFVYKVFDQLQNHYQKLDTGLLSKIPKGKLKGKKYE, encoded by the exons ATGTCTGAGAAAATCACAGCTGAAAAACTTTTAAACACCCTTGTGGAAACACTTACTGAAAAGCAAAAATCTGGATTATTTTTTGAAGAAGACAAGTCAAGCTCAGTGAGCTCCCAATTCAATAGACTATTTGGACGCCAGAAACCTGTGCACCATATTTTAGGGGGTGGAAAAT CTGCTGATGTCTTGTTATGGAGGAACAAGAAGATCTCTGCTAGCGTTTTATCCGCAGCAACAGCTATATGGGTGCTTTTTGAATGGCTTAATTATAATTTCCTAactattttattctttgttGTGGCTCTTGGTATGCTTGGACAGTTTCTTTGGACAAATGCATCCGGCTTGTTTAGCAG GAAGCCATCTAAAGTTCCCCGTTTTGTCCTCCCAGATGGTATCTTCGTGAATATTGCAACTGCAGTTGGTGCTGAGGTTAACCGTGGTTTGAGGTTTCTCCAAGATGTTTCATGTGGAGGAAACCTAAAACAATTTCTTATT GTTATAGTAAGCTTATGGGCTGGTGCTGTGATTGGGAGTTGGTGCAATTTTTTGACTGTCATGTATATTG GTTTTGTTGCTGCACATACACTCCCAGTTCTCTATGAAAGGTATGAGGATCAAGTTGACAACTTTGTGTACAAGGTCTTTGATCAGTTGCAAAATCACTATCAGAAGCTGGACACTGGTTTGCTCAGCAAAATCCCCAAGGGAAAGCTCAAAGGAAAGAAGTATGAATAG